The sequence tgaaaactattataaaaaaatattatacatgaagtaaaataattttatattattatctaattagaatttattatttatgagaattttatcaatttttataaaataatattaaaatttaatatattaatattaattaatgattaaatgataatataaatttatttttcaccgAAAATGTGAATGTATTAGCTATAAACtgatttagtataatttttttaattagtataatttGACAAAAACTTACTTTTCATAAGATGATTTAGTGTAATATTGAAATAGAAAGGTTGGCAGAAAAAGGATAGAGgagagaatttttttatcttatccttAAACTAGAATAGTGATTAGTGAATAGATAGACAAGACCGGAAAGAGTAACGCAATTGCTAACGCACGATGAAAATGCGAATAAAATATCTTTCTCTCCCTCCTATTTGTAGAGattattgtttgattttttttaacaccaAAATAGTACATTTAAATCATAAGGGGGCATTCCGAGAAATGAAAGAGGTTATTGATCGATTATTATTGATTACttgttattatcattattaatattatatcactCTCTATgaaatactattttatttttgtttcaagagATAAATCTATGAAATATTATgtacttacattttttttattaatcttagTTTCTGGAGTtgattttaagtattttaaaatatatttttaatgacatTCTAATATAATACATATATCTAATTATTCAAACTTATTTTGATAcacttatattaataaatttttataaaattatggactaaaaataatatgattgaGTCAAACTTAAGGGATTATAAAactatctaaattattttgttagtaatttttttttcatatactttaatttctattttttatttttattttataaatagcaGTTTCATCTTCTCATTCTTTTCCAAAActaaaaaactatttaatatttatccgTCTGCCAAGAACAGCAGCAGaacatattaaacaaaaaaagcaaTATAAAATGCATCAAagattcttgttttgtatgcgACGCCTCGACCGCGATATTTTCCCGAGCCGTTCGCTTCAATGTCTCTCGTTTTCTCGACctgtctctctctttctcttccatctttgttgggaattttctctttcttttgttttttttttttcaattgttttttcTTGCTTGGTTTACAAGTCTGTTTTATTTATTCCTAAATTTGATTCTAAGATTCCatattcttctctctctctctctctctgcttcCACAAAACGACATTTCCTTATATATCCCTTCTCCCTCTCACTATTCTTCTCGCTCTTCTTCTTAACGCCACCTTGGCTTccataaaatgtattttttcacTGAGAAAATGCAGAGTTTGAAGATGGGATTCCCTGACTACATCCAAACATTAGAAGAAGAACGCCGTAAGATTCAGGTGTTCTCCAAAGAGCTTCCTCTTTCCTTGGAACTGGTTACTCAAGGTAACCCAATTACCAAACCAATCATACCCTTTTGTTGTTTGGCATGAGGATCATAAAGTTTCCTCCTTTCTTTTCTGGGTTTGTTTTCGTTTCTGGGGtttgttgttgattttttttgtttttttgtcagCCATTGAAACTTGCAAGCAGCAATTGTCTGGAACTACGAGTGAGTATAATTTGAATGGCCACTCGGAGTGTTCGGAGCAGACAACGTCAACGGAAGGGCCTGTTTTGGAGGAGTTTATTCCAATCAAGAAAAGGGCATCATCATCATCCCCTTGttgtgatgaagatgatgagcaACATTCTCACAAGCAAAGGGTttcaaaggaaaataataacagtgataagaggaaatcagactgGCTTAGATCTGTTCAGTTGTGGAATCCAGATCCCCCAGCTGAGGAGGTAAGGAAATCAAAAGCTTAATTGTCAATTTGTCATTGTTTGAGTGAGTTTTTGTGCTTTGTCAATCAAAAGCTTAATTGAGTGAGTTTTGTGCTTTGTGTTGAAGAGATGAGTTGAATTGACTTGTTTATGTGTGTCTAAATTCTATTTTCCCGTGGAAAATTGTTCAGGATGTGAGTAAGATAGTGTGTGGGGTGGAACTGAAGAGAAGTGGAAGTGGTGGTGGTGCTTTCCAGCCACTCCACAAGGAAGAAAAAAGTTCAAAGCCAAGTGAATCATTGAGTAAAACACCCTCTTCAACCCCGGTAGTTGCGACGAGTTCTAGCGCTGTAGAACCCGCAGAAGAAAAATCTCTGAATGAGGGACAGAGAAAGCTTCGCAGGTGCTGGTCACAGGACTTGCATAAGCGCTTCTTGCATGCCCTTCAGCAGCTTGGGGGTGCAGATTGTGAGTATCTCAATATATAGTATgttctttttttggtaatgaTGAATATATAGTATGTCCTGATTGTTGTGTTTGAGATGTTACTATAATTGCTTATTGATAATTTTGGCTGTTTCTGCAGCTGCCACACCAAAGCAAATCAGAGAGCTGATGAATGTTGATGGCCTCACAAATGATGAAGTCAAAAGCCATTTGCAGGTATGTTAGTTATATAAGACGATTTATATATCCCAATTTCCCATCGTTTGGCTATCAAATTTGGCTTAACTAGTAAAATCATAATTGGAGTCTTAGCTATTGGTCTCTCCTGTTCTTTCCATCGTTAactgtttttcttgtttcttaatACCCTCCCCTCCAATCTTAAATAGTGATAAGTTTTTGTTGTGGAATTTACAGAGTTACAGTAACTTAATATATTCTTGGGTTCCAACTGTTCCATATTCTGAATCCATAGTCTAAAATTATCTTTTGGGGTTTTGGACAGAAATACCGTTTGCACACTAGAAGGCCAATTCCCATGGTTCACAACAGTTCCGATCCACAAACAGCACCTTTTGTCCTTGTAGGGAACATTTTTGTCCAATCACCAGAATATGCAGCTGTAGCTACCTCAACAGCATCAAGAGAAGTGGCCACAGTTGCAGCACCTGCTAGAATTTATGCACCAGTGGCCACACATCCTACACCTGTTTCACACCCACCAGATGATTCAATTAAGAAGCCACAGTTTAAGAAAGTAAAGCTGTTTGAGCTTTCAAATTCAGATGATAGGGCTAATCACAGTGAAGGAGCTGTTCATTCAAATTCCCCTACCTCATCCTCCTCCACACATACCTCTACTTCCCCTGGCTACTGAGTTTTAAGATGTTGCACAAGTTTTGTGACCAAAATTGCTGTAGAAAGTCCTCTGATATTTTTCttctgacttttttttttgtactaaaATGTTCTTTACTCCTGTTATCTGGGATTTAAATCATAGAGGTTACACAGAAAGTGACAGTTTTGATGTTAAATAAAGTCCCACCCTCGATGCTAGCTGGTTACCATGTTATCTCCTTGGCACAGAAGGTGaactgaaatttcaaaatttaaatttggaaGCATGTTCAATGTTTTAATTGGTCCAGCTTCTCAAGATTGTGACAAATTAAAAGTTACTATTCTGACTTAGTCATATTCCTTACACATTGAGCAAACTATTAATTACACCACTATTTGTTGTGAATTAAAAGTGGTCCACCTAAGCACCTACATTGTGTTGGCTGTTTGGTTGGAGTGAGAATTAATGGATGATATGATAGTTGTAGCATGATGACTATGAAGGAGGATCTAAGAATATCCAATGGAAGATGCAACGAACGCAACCTACATAGGAAAAAAGAAGATGCAGACATGTGTCAGGTTTGAAAATGCCAATTTCAGCAACTGTGAATTACCATAGTATTTCTGAAGACCTTCCTTAGAACTGTCAGTTATGAAACTAATAAGATTATGACCAAGTGACTGTTGTGGATTATTAAAGATTACAGCAAAGGTTAGGTTTTGCTGGAGGGtcctcattaattttttttcgcCCTTGTCTCTCCTTTTGGTTGAGTGGCCCCAAATGAGCTTGCAAGTTGCACAAGAGATTGCCAAATAAATACAAGCAGTCAAAATTTGCATACATATTTAAGTCATTTGCACTGCAGGATTCTGCCTTGGAATCTTCTAAATTTGATTCCTCATCAAACTACCATTTTAGTCTTTACATGGCAAAATATGACTATTGTAGTAATTGATTTCTTatattgttttcattatttttaaatttccacTTAAAATTTCTGAAATGAAGCTAATCTGTTAACTGTTTGTCGGGGCCACAAGCCTAATAGAAACAAGGAAAATGACTTAAACAAGACAATCATCCACTAAATTAACGAGGTAGCAGCAGCGCCATTTCCTAGAATGGCAGCGATGCATGGAGGATGATATGGACCAGAACCACTTTGTATGCTCTCCTTAAGCAAACTGGTACTTTGTATGAAACATGTAATGTAAAATCATTCgtaaataaaactatttatattttttcatctaaCAGCATAAGTTACATAAAtacacataaataattttataaaattacaacTCTAATAGCATTTTTAATGGATGTAATTTAAACAactcattttgaattctttattttatattaattggttAAGCAACtcatattttactttaattgtataattttaagtaacttttaaattacctccttaaatgacaagaaaatattttttctcataaataacCATTATTTATATAAGTAATCATGACTTAATTTTAAGCAATCCAGTATGACACGTAAATCGCATCtcataataaaaagaattaagtaatacaatttaaaaataatgagcCTTAAAGATGTTTTAACATGTTATGTATGATGAAAATTAAAGACaagatatttatcatttttaatttaattttcatttaatcttACCCTACAATTTATAATCTACTATTGGTATAAaagttattgattttttatgatAGATTACCAAACTATATTTTAAACAATGCAAACGTGCAGTGCAAATCCACTCTAGATGAACAACTTAAGTCACATCAAATCTCTTTAGgaaatgtttgttttcttcctcAGATTGAGATTTATTACCTGTCTAAAGTGACTGACATTCTCCAATATGAACAGATAAAAGTTGTATTTGGTGCATTGTATGAGGGTACTTAACAGTAAGTAATAGATAGCATCTGGTCTTACATTATTAGGTATGCTAAACAAAACCttggttattttttcttttgttatcttttttaagAATTAGCTGGGTAAACTACTTCTATTTGAATCTGGAGCTCCATTGCTCATTACTAGAATCTTTTACAAGATTACTTGCCCCTGAATAGTCAATAATATTCTTTTACCCTGccctcctctttttttttttcttttttttttttccaatctcAGCACCCTTTGCATTGCCTCTTTAATCACCCTACATACATTACTTTATGCAAAATGACCTTAAAAGCACAACAAGTGTACATGCACAATCACAAGCACACAAAAAGTCAAAGCTTTCAATCATCCAACCTTTCTAATTATATTGCGAGTTAGGTGTGGATACTCAATAATATTCCCTCCGATCACATGGATAAAATTAATCAATCTCTATTAGTTagattaatcaattaattaaagttaatttccagtatttataatatatatatatatatatatatatatattttgaaagtaACGTACCATATAATCAAAAGTAATCAGATTAACCTTGAAGTGAGTTTTATCTCTTCCAATAAAGTTATAAAGCCTTCTTCATAATTagggttaaaaaattaaatatttgttaccATGTTTAAGGAATCCAATAATCTATCAAATACTAACTGTGTTGGATGTGTTGGATCTTGTTGGTTCCAATATACTCAATTTATctctaattataagattttttttagaaatttgcttgtctctttttataagatttttttttctaatttctaagtgtattaattaatttttttcctatatactcttagttaattattttctttccaaaTATTAATTAGATATAATTAAGTAGTTagacagataaaaaaaagataattttggaataataatataaaaaattgatatatttaatatgattaattattttttttaaggagcGTGAATTAGTtgaacaaattttataattagagaaaaaagtatatataggaATTTACTAACATAAATCTACTTAAAAATTAAGAGTTCTATGTTACCGTCcaacacttttttctttttacaaaaacatcatttttttttctttatttaaaccAGTATAAATAAAAGGGGTAACTATGTAattctgtttttttaaaataaaattaatacaaaatctTTACTTTCTCTCTCACACGAACTGTTATTCTTGAGAACCCAAATTCCCCTATTCCAAGCATCTTTTTTCCGaagaaaaagtaagaaaaactgGCAATTGAGCAACTGTCTGAAACTAATCTAAATGTTGCACTGCAGTAtttgatgttgttattatttGCATGGCGGTGATCTGGgtgccatatatatatatatatatatatatatatatataaatggaaAGTTTAATTTGAGAATTCAATATTCATGTACCAACTAGactcaattatatattaattatgcatTTGCCCTTATTAGCAGTGAGTCACCAAGTATCATAATGTATTGCTTAATTACGCTTGCGCATATACATAGCTTCATCTACGTAGCGAAGGAGAAAACaactcacatatatatatatatatatggattgtCGTCAAAGTCACCTATGGGCAATATATATGGTCCCCATCAGGAATATTCGAGGATAATGAGaggaatattattttaaatatcaatatCTAATGAATGCATGTCATagtatattttcctttgttACTTTATATTATCTTCTTTTAGGTAACGGTCACAAATCAAACATATTCCGATCTCTCCAACCTAGGCACCCTTCTAGTTCTGCCATCATTCAGAAATTTAACCTAGCAGTGGTATTAATTTGGTGTATATAAGAGTGGTATCTAGCTTTCTAGCTAGCGGACATATATATGCGTGGACGCATGGTGTGTAAATTTCATTAGTGAAGGAAATTCCTTATTCGAATTCCTTGTGATACATTTCTATACTAATCTTTGTGGTAATTTCAAAGAAGTAAAGTCATAACTAATGAAGTATATTCCAAtacaataaaatgtaaaatgcaTGTAATCTATATGTAGAAATTaaagtgtatttttttcatatgaagACTAAGAAAATAGTATTAGACATATAGactaaatttgtaatttaacctatttttaattaattaattaaagtgttGGATTAACACAAAATTGACAGGTTTTTTCTCTAGATATATTCAGATCGTATACGAGATCTCAATCATTTATAGTGGGTGAAGACGTGAAGGACTTGTTTTTTGATGACTGATTGAACCACGTGTTGgcctaaaaaatattaattgtgttTGATAAGTCGAtggtattataattttagttattgttGATTGTATGACTTGGATCATTAGAACATGGACTTGAACCAATGGAGATTTTCTTTTTCGGGGAAGAGTACAGTTGTAAAGAGTCAAGCTAAATCTGTCCCTTGAGTGGATCTAAGGTCAAGTGACCCTTAATGTTCTCTTAAAATTAGGAAAAACAACGTATAGACAAAGGGTACGGTACGTGTATTAAGCTTCCCCTAGATAATTATGATAAGGAATATTCTTGTAACCTTAACATAAAAGCAAAGGCAAACCAAAACTTTCTTAGGTTTCTCCAAGTCGATCGAGACACCTACGATAATTCTACGTTTTAACGTGAATTTCACAAGAATAATGCACACTTTAATTTTGTCTCTTtctcaaactttaattttttttgcttcttaAGTTGCGTTTCCTAATCActattttatatacattttacacttttttttcatttatatgagaTACACTGAAAAGGTAATTTCAATTCAGATCTTATATTAATTCACATTTTAGTTAATCTATtcctatattataaattataatatatataatttaatgaatGCCTCAAATTGTTCTCTGTCTGCATTATTTCACACATTACCAGCAACTCGCTACAAAATTTCTCTGATGATATCAAATTGTTCTCCTTTTGTCTTTATGTACCACCTATTGATTTCAATCTAtcatcttttattaattttatataatagtttaaattatttattagaaatccagaatacaatttatatattcaaatttatttatttattataaattttaattataatataatttagaaCATCTACAATATAATGCATGATTgtttaaataagttatttatcttaaatttatatggTTTATATCGCTACATTTAAGAACTTTAATTACACAAAAGTTTATTCTAATGTTAAATTGTTAAAAGTAATTGATTGAGCTACATTAAATTTTGTGacttaaaaaatgatttctttattgaTACAAATCAGTAATTATCTAACAGCatctttaatcattttttttttaaataagttccttaagttattttttatagtcCTCACAACGTCATGCTATTATAAGCAATCCATacacaattttatttcaattgtaAGAAACTCttagaaacttcaagaaatttacttttatattttttttccactaaataatagtttaattataatattgttatatgtcagataaatatttttttattgttaagaaataatttcttttgCAAAAGAtacaaatcttatttttaaaaaactctcTCTGTCACATAGATTTGTTTCGATGGAAaagaaatggtaaaaaaaagtttCTTCACTTAAGAAATCTTTATTGGAGATGCTCTAAGCAATTCATTTAAGCAATACACTACTAAGAGCATTTCTAATGGGTGTAATTAAAGCAtctgttttaagtttttttactaATTGGTCCACACAATATCACATCATTGTTGAACAACTCACATGTATTTTAGtttaatgatataattttaagcAACCCTTAAATGACTCCTTTTAAATGAAccttaaataaaatgattttttttatacttatagCAATCCTTGCTTATAGAAGCAACCAAAGCTTAATTTTAAGCAACCCAACATGACACGTAGATCATATctaatgaacaacaatatctaAATATAAACAACTGATTAAGCAACTCATTAAGCAACTCATGTAAGCATCCAAGTTGaaaatattcttatatattaaaaatatttatttattatcaattttcattACATAAAAATAAGCATTTATCTTATGAAATACtcatactaaaataatatttataattaataccaAATCAATCTAATAATATGGGTGTAAGCAGGTCGATTTGGTTAAACTTATGACTCAACCCAATCAAATTTGAATGGGTTAGTTTGGGTCgattttctaagaaaaaaatgaaacccaACTCAAACCAACCCGTTTGTAAACAGTTTGGGTTGGGTTGGGTCAACGggttaaaacatttaattttctatgttttttttaaacataatattttttataagctaaattttttattaaatgaatcagACACAATTGCTTattgttggatttttttttaaaaaaaaaattgtgatgctACCGCACTCGACTCTATTTCACTAACTCTGATCTATTTATCTATTAATGGGAGATGAGAAATTAAGCATACCATATTCGAGATAAGGAGTTTCAATAAGCATAGTGAGGATgagtttcaaatattttttttctatcaaaatcAATGGGATATTACAAGGTCTACTTATTGTAAAtagattcaaaatatttttagaagtcCATTTGAAGTGACTTTAATCAATAAAACTCTTCGCTTTGATCCTGAAGGTTAAAGATGTGTTGATGTTTACTCAATCCAGGTCGATAAGTCTATGTAATCAATATTTAatagtatttgattttttttaaatttaaaaatatatatgttatatattacacatattaataataataataataatttaatacaaatcAATGGGTCAACAGGTTCAGATGTTAAAACCTATGACCCTACCAAAAATTCAACAAGTTTGATTAGTTTGATTTGGGTTTGaatcaaacacaaaaattattCAACACAAACGATTTGAATTGGATTTGGTCAATTCGAGTTTGTAGGTGACAACACCTACTTACACTCCTAATAAAAAAGTCATgggaaacataattaaaaaatattctcaagAAACACTATTTTTTAggaatgctatttttttttaaataaagtgaacattgaaaataaatattcccAACTTTAAATTTCTAATAGCTATAAAATTTTCCTATTTCAAACACCCCCTAAGAGCACtggttaaaaaatatcaaaataattttttttgttacaattcaTATTTGGAGTATATTGAAAATCATATAGAtatacattaatgatattttttaataaaaaattgacttAAATACTTTGTTCGTCTatgtaatttagtattttttttattttcatccttacaaattttgatttttgttttagtccttataaaatatatttgttttgtttttcattcttaaattattttcttcactGTTTAAAGGATTTGTTTACTGTTTAAAACactatctaaattattttaaggacgaaaaattaaataaacatattttgtaagaactaaaatgaaaaaaaatataaagacaaaaattaaaaaaatatcaaactacaaataaaaagaaaatattgaaattgaCTTCTCTGTTGTCTCTTTTAAAGTTGTCCCTTCAAAacgatttcattttaaaaaaaatattaacacaacTCTTAAAACGACTTATTTTGAAGGAATAGCGTGGAGACAACTTGAAAAGAAACAACAGAGAAAAATCAAGTCCCaaaatatttaagcctaaaatgtttttattttaaatttcctaACCAGTGTGGACACTAGTTTacatttatcttaattttttgtcatcatAATATGTTAAAGTATTTAGTCAATCCTATTCTAACTTGGTCATTAATTACAACATATATAATC comes from Glycine soja cultivar W05 chromosome 20, ASM419377v2, whole genome shotgun sequence and encodes:
- the LOC114401579 gene encoding transcription factor HHO3-like isoform X3 is translated as MYFFTEKMQSLKMGFPDYIQTLEEERRKIQVFSKELPLSLELVTQAIETCKQQLSGTTSEYNLNGHSECSEQTTSTEGPVLEEFIPIKKRASSSSPCCDEDDEQHSHKQRVSKENNNSDKRKSDWLRSVQLWNPDPPAEEDVSKIVCGVELKRSGSGGGAFQPLHKEEKSSKPSESLSKTPSSTPVVATSSSAVEPAEEKSLNEGQRKLRRCWSQDLHKRFLHALQQLGGADSATPKQIRELMNVDGLTNDEVKSHLQPNRNKENDLNKTIIH
- the LOC114401579 gene encoding transcription factor HHO3-like isoform X2; this translates as MYFFTEKMQSLKMGFPDYIQTLEEERRKIQVFSKELPLSLELVTQAIETCKQQLSGTTSEYNLNGHSECSEQTTSTEGPVLEEFIPIKKRASSSSPCCDEDDEQHSHKQRVSKENNNSDKRKSDWLRSVQLWNPDPPAEEDVSKIVCGVELKRSGSGGGAFQPLHKEEKSSKPSESLSKTPSSTPVVATSSSAVEPAEEKSLNEGQRKLRRCWSQDLHKRFLHALQQLGGADSATPKQIRELMNVDGLTNDEVKSHLQHDDYEGGSKNIQWKMQRTQPT
- the LOC114401579 gene encoding transcription factor HHO3-like isoform X1, coding for MYFFTEKMQSLKMGFPDYIQTLEEERRKIQVFSKELPLSLELVTQAIETCKQQLSGTTSEYNLNGHSECSEQTTSTEGPVLEEFIPIKKRASSSSPCCDEDDEQHSHKQRVSKENNNSDKRKSDWLRSVQLWNPDPPAEEDVSKIVCGVELKRSGSGGGAFQPLHKEEKSSKPSESLSKTPSSTPVVATSSSAVEPAEEKSLNEGQRKLRRCWSQDLHKRFLHALQQLGGADSATPKQIRELMNVDGLTNDEVKSHLQKYRLHTRRPIPMVHNSSDPQTAPFVLVGNIFVQSPEYAAVATSTASREVATVAAPARIYAPVATHPTPVSHPPDDSIKKPQFKKVKLFELSNSDDRANHSEGAVHSNSPTSSSSTHTSTSPGY